A DNA window from Christiangramia salexigens contains the following coding sequences:
- a CDS encoding DUF349 domain-containing protein, with product MSQQENDKKKLELSEEELKNKESQKDSGVESKAKMEAEPVEDSEDVNTEDSSDQHKEDTDYEDAMLNESASGKATSEQINREKENPEEDPYNDIEDEVAENPFFKEPEVASEKQDKPKKKKEKISDSTDHEDAMVSESEVRNKPQSAGNSNEDLDSEIGDAVVGENLKSSGSHEEDMDSAVAEDSEDESASERHDIEKKDYHSMSKEALTEELEKLLKNEKVQAIKEHVAEIRAEFNAKFDEEMEEKKEDFLAEGGNIIDFHYSTPLKKRFNDAYFDYKEQRNNYYKRLKKDLNENLNKRLDLIEELKGLLDVEENINTTYNHFKEIQDKWRTAGPIPRDRYNNVWNTYHHHVENFYDFLHLNREFRDMDFKHNLEQKLKVIDRAEELAEEKDVNRAFRELQMLHKMWKEELGPVAKEYRDDIWERFSAATKKIHDKRQDYFSQLDEQHEKNWETKQEIIEKIKEIAQQDYDSHNKWQQKIKEIEALRDEFFKAGKVPRNKNQETWNTFKESVRQFNRKKNSYYKDLKKQQYENLEKKKELIQIAEDNKDSDDFKTVTPLMKKIQSDWKKIGHVPRKDSDKVWKQFKKACNEYFDRLHAQRNEENKEEVEAFDKKKEVLDKVKNLELSGEKKEDLAKIKELINAWKEIGRVPYNKRFIEGKFNKALDQLFKKMDIDNTKAEMMKYENKVQALDDADDEKRIRNEHFFLSKKIEETKSEIRQLENNLQFFSNVNDDNPLVQEVHKNIENHKADLEVWEEKLRKIKTLY from the coding sequence ATGTCTCAACAAGAAAATGATAAGAAGAAATTAGAGCTTTCTGAAGAAGAACTAAAAAACAAGGAATCTCAAAAAGATTCCGGAGTAGAAAGCAAAGCAAAAATGGAGGCAGAACCTGTTGAGGATTCAGAAGATGTAAATACAGAGGATTCATCAGACCAACATAAAGAAGATACAGATTACGAGGATGCAATGCTCAATGAGTCTGCATCTGGTAAGGCAACTTCCGAACAAATAAACAGGGAAAAGGAAAACCCTGAAGAAGATCCATATAATGATATTGAGGATGAAGTTGCTGAAAATCCTTTTTTCAAAGAACCTGAAGTAGCTTCAGAAAAACAGGATAAACCAAAAAAGAAAAAGGAAAAAATATCAGATTCTACAGATCATGAAGATGCGATGGTTTCAGAATCGGAGGTGAGAAACAAACCTCAGAGCGCTGGCAACAGCAATGAAGATCTGGATAGTGAAATAGGAGATGCTGTGGTTGGTGAAAACCTAAAGTCTTCCGGTAGTCATGAAGAAGATATGGACTCTGCAGTTGCAGAAGACAGTGAAGATGAAAGCGCCAGTGAACGTCACGATATAGAGAAGAAGGATTACCACTCTATGAGCAAAGAAGCTCTTACAGAGGAACTGGAAAAGCTTCTTAAAAATGAAAAGGTCCAGGCCATTAAGGAACACGTTGCAGAAATTCGCGCAGAATTCAATGCAAAGTTCGACGAGGAGATGGAAGAGAAAAAGGAGGACTTTCTTGCAGAAGGCGGGAACATAATAGACTTCCACTACTCTACTCCGCTAAAGAAGCGTTTTAACGATGCTTATTTTGATTATAAAGAGCAACGTAACAACTATTATAAGAGGTTAAAAAAGGATCTTAACGAGAACCTTAATAAACGTCTTGATCTTATCGAGGAATTAAAAGGGCTTCTTGATGTAGAAGAGAACATCAATACCACTTATAACCACTTCAAAGAAATCCAGGACAAATGGCGGACTGCAGGCCCTATCCCGCGTGACAGATATAACAATGTCTGGAACACGTATCATCACCATGTTGAGAATTTTTATGATTTTCTTCACCTTAACCGCGAGTTCAGGGATATGGATTTTAAACATAACCTCGAGCAAAAACTTAAGGTTATAGATCGCGCAGAAGAACTGGCTGAGGAAAAAGATGTGAATAGAGCATTCAGGGAATTACAGATGCTCCATAAAATGTGGAAAGAGGAACTTGGCCCGGTAGCAAAAGAATATCGCGATGACATTTGGGAAAGATTCAGCGCTGCCACGAAAAAGATCCACGATAAAAGACAGGATTATTTTAGTCAGCTGGATGAGCAACATGAAAAGAACTGGGAAACCAAGCAGGAGATTATCGAGAAAATAAAGGAGATCGCTCAGCAGGATTATGACAGCCACAACAAATGGCAGCAAAAGATCAAAGAAATTGAAGCGCTTAGAGATGAATTCTTTAAGGCAGGAAAAGTACCAAGAAATAAGAATCAGGAAACCTGGAATACCTTCAAAGAAAGTGTTCGTCAATTTAACCGCAAGAAAAACTCTTACTATAAAGACCTGAAAAAGCAACAATATGAAAACCTTGAAAAGAAAAAGGAACTAATTCAAATTGCTGAGGATAATAAGGATAGCGATGACTTTAAAACAGTTACGCCACTTATGAAAAAGATCCAGTCTGACTGGAAGAAGATTGGTCATGTTCCTAGAAAGGATAGTGACAAAGTGTGGAAACAGTTCAAGAAGGCCTGTAATGAATATTTTGACCGCCTTCATGCGCAGCGTAACGAAGAGAATAAAGAAGAAGTAGAAGCATTTGATAAGAAAAAAGAGGTGTTAGATAAGGTTAAAAACCTTGAACTTTCAGGCGAAAAGAAAGAAGACCTTGCTAAGATCAAGGAATTGATCAATGCTTGGAAGGAGATTGGCAGAGTACCTTATAACAAACGCTTTATAGAAGGAAAATTCAATAAAGCCCTGGATCAGCTATTCAAAAAAATGGATATTGATAACACCAAGGCCGAAATGATGAAATACGAAAATAAGGTTCAGGCCCTGGATGATGCAGATGATGAAAAAAGAATAAGAAATGAACATTTCTTCCTGAGTAAAAAGATAGAGGAAACTAAATCTGAAATAAGACAACTGGAAAACAATCTACAGTTCTTCTCCAATGTTAATGATGATAATCCATTGGTTCAGGAAGTTCATAAAAATATAGAAAACCATAAAGCAGATCTTGAAGTCTGGGAAGAAAAGCTCAGAAAGATCAAAACCCTTTATTAA
- a CDS encoding shikimate dehydrogenase family protein: protein MRRFGLLGKSIDYSFSRKYFSEKFNNESIDAIYQNFDIPDIAEFANILKNTPQINGLNVTIPYKEAIIPYLDDLDEHAEAIKAVNTIKIEKDGSLTGYNTDYWGFMEAIKPHLLPKHKQALILGTGGASKAIAYSLDLLGIDYQFVSRNPGEDQISYSSLNEEILQQHLLLINCTPLGTFPNTDEHPSIPIDLITENHLIFDLIYNPSETKLMSLAKEKGAASLNGYRMLELQAEKAWEIWNS from the coding sequence ATGAGAAGGTTTGGATTACTTGGAAAAAGTATAGATTATTCATTTTCAAGAAAATATTTTTCTGAAAAGTTTAATAATGAATCTATAGACGCTATCTACCAGAATTTCGATATCCCGGATATTGCTGAATTTGCGAATATCTTAAAAAACACTCCGCAAATAAACGGGTTAAATGTGACTATCCCGTACAAGGAAGCCATAATTCCCTATTTGGATGATCTGGATGAACATGCAGAAGCCATCAAAGCCGTGAATACTATAAAGATTGAAAAAGATGGCAGTTTAACAGGTTACAATACCGATTATTGGGGTTTTATGGAAGCTATTAAACCTCATTTACTTCCTAAGCATAAACAGGCACTTATCCTTGGTACCGGAGGTGCATCTAAAGCTATTGCTTATTCCCTGGATCTTCTTGGAATAGATTATCAATTTGTTTCCAGAAATCCCGGGGAGGATCAGATCTCCTATTCCAGCCTCAACGAGGAAATTCTTCAGCAACATCTACTTCTTATCAATTGTACTCCGTTGGGCACTTTCCCGAATACGGATGAACATCCTTCGATCCCTATAGATCTAATTACGGAAAATCACCTAATTTTCGACTTGATCTATAATCCATCAGAAACAAAATTGATGAGCTTAGCAAAAGAAAAAGGTGCTGCAAGCCTTAATGGTTACAGGATGCTCGAGCTTCAGGCTGAAAAAGCCTGGGAGATTTGGAATTCCTGA
- a CDS encoding DUF368 domain-containing protein, translating into MQQTRTLTDKILLILKGLAMGAANKVPGVSGGVVAFVAGFYEEFIYSLQKINLKAFKLLISGRFKSLYQYVNGKFLGLLILGMLISYFSISKILDYLIIHYELFVWSSFFGMIIGSIYYISKDFDEWDRNSLIFAMLGIIGGIAISFLEPARQNDNLWFVFFCGMISVSGMTLPGLSGSFILILLGNYVLLLVDSVNALYDTIADILLWDFSFTSNPERIRMLKVLIVFAAGSVAGLVSLSHLLGYVLKRHKKETFAAIIGFITGSLGVVWPWKVKIFKTNAAGETLIDQEGNKIIDNYDRYWPQFDTSETWLALFFIFIGIFIVLGLAWYENKNGAK; encoded by the coding sequence ATGCAGCAAACTAGGACTTTAACAGATAAAATTCTCCTTATCCTTAAAGGTCTTGCCATGGGTGCTGCAAATAAAGTACCCGGGGTATCGGGAGGCGTTGTTGCCTTTGTTGCCGGTTTTTATGAAGAGTTCATATACTCACTTCAAAAGATAAATTTAAAGGCGTTTAAACTGCTAATTTCGGGTAGGTTTAAAAGTCTTTACCAGTACGTGAATGGTAAGTTCCTTGGATTACTTATCCTGGGAATGCTCATTAGCTATTTTAGCATCTCAAAGATACTGGACTACCTAATTATTCATTACGAGCTATTTGTTTGGTCCTCCTTTTTCGGAATGATTATAGGATCGATCTACTATATAAGCAAGGATTTTGACGAATGGGATCGCAACTCCCTCATTTTTGCCATGCTTGGTATAATTGGAGGAATTGCCATAAGCTTTCTGGAACCTGCCAGACAAAATGATAATCTTTGGTTTGTATTTTTCTGCGGAATGATCAGTGTTTCAGGAATGACACTTCCGGGTCTCTCCGGCTCTTTCATTCTTATACTTCTGGGTAATTATGTATTATTACTCGTAGATTCTGTAAATGCCCTTTATGATACCATTGCAGATATTTTGCTTTGGGATTTTAGTTTCACTTCAAATCCTGAAAGGATTAGAATGCTTAAGGTTTTGATCGTATTTGCTGCAGGTTCTGTAGCTGGCCTTGTATCCCTTTCTCATTTACTGGGTTATGTATTGAAAAGACATAAGAAAGAGACCTTTGCAGCGATAATTGGTTTCATAACCGGTTCACTTGGTGTAGTCTGGCCATGGAAGGTGAAGATCTTTAAAACCAACGCGGCGGGAGAAACTCTAATTGACCAGGAAGGCAACAAGATCATCGATAACTACGACAGGTATTGGCCGCAATTCGATACTTCCGAAACCTGGTTGGCATTGTTCTTTATATTTATCGGCATTTTCATCGTTCTTGGTCTGGCGTGGTACGAAAACAAAAACGGAGCTAAATGA
- a CDS encoding DUF368 domain-containing protein, whose product MQRSFLDYLKVSFKGMAMGAADVVPGVSGGTIAFISGIYEELITTISGINPSLITTWKKEGFSSMWKELNGNFLLALFCGILISLFSLMRLANYLLDNYPVLIWSFFFGLVVASIWFVAKQIPKWNLKLVIALILGAAVAFYIVSLPPLSANSSYFFLFFAGALAVCAMILPGISGAFILVLLGAYKSVTEAAHNFDFKTLAVVGVGAIFGLLTFSRILKWLFNNYSNLTLAVLTGFITGSLNKIWPWKEVLKTAMYGKKEVVLEEASVFPWNFQGDPQTMWAILLMLTGFFLIVILELVATPNSESANAAN is encoded by the coding sequence ATGCAAAGAAGCTTTTTAGATTACCTGAAGGTCAGCTTTAAAGGAATGGCAATGGGAGCAGCCGATGTTGTTCCCGGTGTTTCCGGAGGGACTATAGCCTTTATCTCGGGAATTTACGAAGAACTAATCACTACCATTAGCGGGATTAACCCTTCCCTAATAACAACCTGGAAAAAGGAAGGTTTTTCCAGTATGTGGAAGGAGCTAAATGGAAACTTTCTCCTTGCACTTTTTTGCGGTATCCTGATCAGCCTTTTTAGCTTGATGAGGCTTGCCAATTATCTTTTGGACAACTACCCTGTACTGATCTGGTCATTCTTTTTTGGACTTGTAGTAGCCAGCATCTGGTTTGTAGCCAAACAGATACCAAAATGGAACCTAAAACTGGTCATCGCGCTTATTCTGGGAGCAGCTGTAGCATTCTATATAGTTAGCCTCCCTCCCCTGTCTGCAAATTCAAGTTATTTCTTTTTATTCTTTGCTGGCGCTCTGGCGGTGTGCGCAATGATATTACCCGGGATCTCAGGTGCATTTATACTTGTGCTTTTAGGCGCATATAAATCTGTAACAGAAGCTGCTCATAATTTCGATTTTAAAACCCTTGCAGTGGTAGGTGTCGGTGCTATATTTGGATTACTTACTTTTTCACGAATCCTTAAATGGTTGTTCAATAATTACAGCAATTTAACCCTTGCGGTTTTAACCGGTTTTATTACCGGCTCTTTAAATAAGATCTGGCCCTGGAAAGAGGTATTAAAAACGGCCATGTATGGTAAAAAAGAGGTTGTTCTTGAAGAAGCCTCTGTTTTCCCATGGAATTTCCAGGGAGATCCGCAAACCATGTGGGCAATCCTATTGATGCTTACAGGTTTCTTTTTAATCGTTATACTGGAATTAGTAGCCACTCCAAATTCTGAATCTGCCAATGCAGCAAACTAG
- a CDS encoding tetratricopeptide repeat protein, producing the protein MQLSHNEEDNFSLDRFESMLKTNDVLFFDSSEFENIIHHYLENGKISLAKKAVKMGLAQHPASVNLRLFKVEILVFEDKLELADGILNELKELESSNEEIYIQKAQIYSKRDMHQEAITMLQAALEITLEDAEIFSLIGMEYLFLEDFENAKYSFMKCLEADEEDYSALYNIMYCFDFLDQKEEAIEYLNMYLNKHPYCEVAWHQVGKQYFDLKEYNKALAAFDFAIISDDRFVGAYLEKGKVLEKLKRYNEAIENYNITLELEDPTSFAYLRIGKCFEKIGCDDFALKNYKQTVHEDPLLDKGWIAITDFYIKKRNYQKALYYINKAINIDEDNVMYWKRYAKINNKLHFYEEAEHGYKKSLELGNYELETWIRRCDLLIGLGEFETAISSMLQALEFYPDTAEVEYRLAGLFFSTNNGDKGYFHLNNALKIDSEYYIIIEELFPNIFDRKSIKQIINSFVKLS; encoded by the coding sequence ATGCAACTGAGCCATAACGAAGAAGATAATTTCTCACTTGACCGCTTTGAATCCATGCTCAAGACAAATGACGTCTTGTTCTTTGATTCCAGTGAATTTGAAAATATAATTCACCACTATCTGGAAAACGGAAAGATCTCACTTGCTAAAAAAGCAGTGAAAATGGGACTGGCCCAACATCCAGCCTCGGTAAACCTTAGGTTATTTAAGGTTGAAATTCTTGTGTTTGAAGATAAGCTGGAACTAGCTGATGGAATCTTGAACGAACTAAAGGAATTAGAGTCGTCTAACGAAGAAATTTATATCCAGAAGGCACAGATCTATTCTAAAAGGGATATGCACCAAGAAGCTATCACAATGCTTCAGGCGGCCCTTGAGATCACTCTGGAAGATGCCGAAATCTTTTCGCTAATAGGGATGGAATATCTTTTCCTGGAAGATTTCGAAAATGCCAAATATAGCTTCATGAAATGCCTGGAGGCAGATGAAGAGGATTATTCGGCATTATACAATATTATGTATTGCTTTGATTTTCTGGATCAGAAAGAAGAAGCCATTGAGTATCTCAACATGTATCTTAACAAGCATCCTTATTGTGAGGTTGCCTGGCATCAGGTTGGGAAACAGTATTTCGATTTGAAGGAATACAACAAGGCTTTAGCGGCATTTGATTTTGCAATAATTAGTGATGATCGCTTTGTTGGGGCTTACCTGGAAAAAGGGAAAGTTCTGGAAAAGCTTAAACGTTATAACGAAGCGATTGAAAATTACAACATCACTTTAGAACTAGAAGATCCAACATCTTTTGCCTATTTACGAATTGGTAAATGTTTTGAAAAGATTGGCTGTGATGATTTCGCTCTGAAAAACTACAAGCAAACTGTACATGAGGATCCCTTACTCGACAAGGGCTGGATCGCTATTACCGATTTCTATATCAAAAAGCGAAACTATCAGAAAGCCTTGTACTACATCAATAAGGCAATAAATATTGATGAAGATAATGTTATGTACTGGAAGCGTTATGCAAAGATCAACAACAAGCTTCATTTCTACGAGGAAGCTGAGCACGGCTACAAAAAGAGCCTTGAACTAGGTAACTATGAATTAGAAACATGGATTAGACGTTGTGATCTTTTAATTGGACTTGGTGAATTTGAAACCGCCATTTCAAGTATGCTTCAGGCTTTGGAATTTTATCCGGATACGGCAGAGGTAGAATACAGGCTTGCAGGTTTATTCTTCTCCACAAATAATGGGGATAAAGGATATTTCCACCTGAATAATGCCTTAAAAATCGATTCTGAATATTATATCATAATTGAGGAGCTTTTCCCTAATATTTTTGACAGGAAAAGCATCAAACAAATTATAAATTCCTTCGTAAAGCTCTCTTAG
- a CDS encoding aspartate aminotransferase family protein, with product MKKDFLKYQAQTTPHPLGLEVSHASGSYIYTTDEKAYLDFVAGVSACSLGHSHPRIVSAIKEQAEKYLHVMVYGEYAQRPAVDLTKMLAEHLPDPLNKTYLVNSGTEAIEGSLKLARRATGRTEIIAARNAYHGNTMGSLSLMDFEERVAPFRPLIGDISFIDFNKIGDLEKITTKTAAVILETIQGGAGFIMPKDDYLKKVRSRCDEVGALLILDEIQPGFGRTGKLFGFENFDVVPDIVVMGKGMGGGLPIGAFSASSQLMDLLMDNPKLGHITTFGGNPLIASAALATLQELSHTNLISSTLDKEKLFRKNLQHPLIQEIRGKGLMLALILKSSEITDKLVLAAKENQLILFWLLFEKRAVRLTPPLTISNEEILKGCGIIIDILDSLNEKGGNVN from the coding sequence TTGAAAAAGGATTTTTTAAAATACCAGGCACAAACCACTCCGCATCCTTTAGGCCTTGAAGTTTCTCACGCCAGCGGCTCATATATCTATACTACAGACGAGAAAGCATATCTGGATTTTGTTGCAGGGGTTTCGGCTTGCAGCCTTGGTCATTCACATCCACGAATAGTATCGGCTATAAAGGAACAGGCAGAAAAGTATTTACATGTAATGGTCTATGGCGAATACGCACAAAGACCAGCAGTTGACCTTACCAAAATGCTTGCTGAGCACCTGCCAGACCCCTTGAATAAGACGTATTTAGTTAACTCAGGGACAGAAGCCATTGAAGGATCATTAAAACTCGCAAGAAGGGCTACAGGCAGAACGGAGATCATTGCTGCAAGAAACGCATATCATGGAAATACGATGGGCTCATTAAGCCTTATGGATTTCGAAGAAAGGGTAGCGCCATTCCGACCACTTATTGGAGATATTTCTTTTATAGATTTTAATAAGATTGGGGATCTGGAAAAGATTACTACCAAAACCGCTGCGGTGATCCTAGAAACGATTCAGGGAGGAGCAGGTTTCATCATGCCCAAAGACGATTATCTTAAGAAAGTTCGCAGTCGGTGCGATGAGGTTGGCGCATTGCTCATTCTTGACGAAATCCAACCGGGATTTGGCAGAACCGGAAAACTTTTTGGTTTTGAAAACTTTGATGTTGTACCGGACATTGTGGTCATGGGAAAAGGCATGGGTGGAGGCCTTCCAATAGGGGCTTTTTCGGCTTCAAGCCAGCTAATGGATCTCTTAATGGATAATCCAAAATTAGGTCATATCACCACCTTTGGAGGTAACCCTCTAATCGCTTCTGCAGCTTTAGCGACTTTGCAAGAACTTTCTCACACAAATCTCATTTCCAGCACTTTAGATAAGGAGAAATTATTCAGAAAAAACCTACAACACCCACTCATTCAGGAAATTAGAGGAAAAGGATTAATGCTTGCTTTAATTTTAAAATCTTCAGAAATAACTGACAAACTTGTACTCGCTGCAAAAGAAAACCAGCTGATATTATTTTGGCTATTATTTGAGAAACGCGCGGTACGACTGACTCCACCGCTTACCATCTCCAACGAAGAAATTTTGAAAGGTTGTGGCATTATTATTGACATATTGGATAGCCTAAATGAAAAAGGCGGAAATGTTAATTAA
- a CDS encoding OstA-like protein, translating into MIKPYFTSLLFIILFSFSGYAQKTQEINYDSDRTLKNEERYPGALILSKVENQVYFDHDGIEVWCDNAVFYKEANFFKAYGNIRMQQGDSVSMTSNYAEYNGNTEFAFASGNVSMRRPQTTLETDSLFFDRIKQQAYYRSGGTVRDTASVLTSRIGRYFMEEDKYSFISDVVVTNPEYTINSEQLDFYSESGHAYLYGPSTIVSETSTVYCERGFYDTREDRGHFVKNSRIDYENRILKGDSLYFNRENSFASATNNIKVIDTINKSRVTGHYAEVYRDKDSVFITKKALAASLQERDSLFIHSDTIMITGKPEKRIIRGFYNVRILKEDMSGKSDSIYSNQETGLTKLINLKRFGDKKPVLWSGSNQMTGDSIHLQSNPKTEQLDSLRVFEDAFLIQKDSIDGYNQVKGKVLIGLFEDNEIYEVNIDKNTETLNYMRNDKDEFIGINKAEASSIKILFEAKEIKDIYYYNQVNGKLTPEADFPPNSRKLNGFNWRGEERILDKQMLFEGEEEPELIKIKGIPLPDEPDKFFDEREKNDPLLDKNSRLNPKVLKNREGDSLKFKNEVPVDKLKPTEEKEKENSTQQNKEG; encoded by the coding sequence TTGATAAAACCCTATTTTACATCCTTGCTTTTCATAATTCTGTTTTCTTTCTCTGGCTATGCTCAGAAGACTCAGGAGATAAATTATGATTCAGATCGAACTTTAAAAAATGAAGAGCGCTACCCTGGCGCACTTATTTTAAGTAAAGTTGAAAATCAGGTCTATTTTGATCATGATGGGATCGAGGTCTGGTGTGATAACGCTGTATTCTATAAGGAAGCTAATTTCTTTAAAGCCTACGGAAATATTAGAATGCAACAGGGTGACAGTGTAAGCATGACCAGTAATTATGCCGAATACAATGGTAATACTGAATTTGCTTTCGCCAGTGGGAATGTCTCTATGAGACGACCTCAAACCACACTTGAAACCGACAGTTTATTTTTTGACCGCATCAAGCAACAGGCGTATTACAGAAGCGGTGGAACGGTTAGGGATACTGCAAGTGTACTTACCAGCCGAATTGGCAGGTATTTTATGGAAGAAGATAAATATAGTTTTATTTCTGATGTGGTTGTTACGAATCCAGAATACACTATTAATTCTGAACAGCTGGATTTCTATTCCGAAAGCGGACATGCTTATTTATATGGTCCCTCAACTATTGTAAGTGAAACCAGCACGGTATATTGTGAACGCGGGTTTTATGACACAAGAGAAGACAGAGGACATTTTGTAAAAAACTCACGAATAGACTATGAAAATCGCATCCTAAAAGGAGATAGTCTCTACTTTAACAGAGAAAATAGTTTTGCATCTGCCACCAATAATATCAAAGTAATAGATACCATCAATAAAAGCAGGGTCACCGGGCATTATGCTGAAGTTTACAGGGACAAAGACTCTGTATTCATCACCAAAAAAGCACTTGCTGCGAGCCTACAGGAGCGGGATTCGCTTTTTATTCACAGTGATACCATTATGATAACAGGAAAACCTGAAAAAAGGATAATCCGCGGGTTTTATAATGTGAGGATCTTAAAAGAGGATATGAGCGGGAAAAGCGACTCTATTTATTCCAATCAGGAAACAGGGCTTACAAAACTGATCAATTTAAAGCGGTTCGGAGATAAAAAACCTGTTTTATGGTCGGGTAGTAATCAAATGACGGGAGATAGCATCCACCTCCAGAGCAACCCGAAGACCGAACAGCTGGATTCCCTAAGGGTATTTGAAGACGCCTTTTTAATTCAAAAAGACAGCATTGATGGATATAATCAGGTTAAAGGAAAGGTTTTAATCGGTCTTTTTGAAGATAATGAGATCTACGAGGTGAATATAGACAAGAATACAGAAACCCTTAATTATATGCGAAACGATAAGGATGAGTTTATCGGCATAAACAAAGCGGAAGCCAGTTCTATTAAGATCTTGTTTGAAGCTAAGGAAATAAAGGATATCTATTATTACAATCAGGTTAATGGCAAACTCACTCCGGAAGCAGATTTTCCTCCAAATTCCAGAAAACTGAACGGTTTTAACTGGAGAGGCGAAGAAAGAATTCTCGATAAACAGATGCTTTTTGAGGGTGAAGAAGAACCGGAATTGATAAAAATTAAAGGCATTCCCCTACCCGATGAACCGGATAAATTTTTCGACGAAAGAGAAAAAAACGATCCATTACTGGATAAGAATTCCAGATTAAACCCTAAAGTATTAAAGAACAGAGAAGGAGATAGCCTGAAATTTAAAAACGAAGTTCCGGTGGATAAGCTTAAGCCGACCGAGGAAAAGGAAAAGGAAAATTCAACTCAGCAAAACAAAGAAGGTTGA
- a CDS encoding ferritin-like domain-containing protein, giving the protein MKKPLVKVDVVEASSKDSKKSSRRKFIKLGGLGIAGSSFLLYSCSEDDLFDPGAPVAGPDPEPEPEPETFDLGGGDLGILNYAYALEQLEAAFYTQVRAGGYYAGAPQEEKDLFDDLYNHEVIHREFFRTAITAVAPNDILPDLEFDVSSIDFDDRTSVLETARLLEDTGVAAYNGAGDRLETAAYLTIAGKIVSVEARHASAIRSLINPDSTDFAGDDVMVDIAGTGLGYDKATDPADILAAVGDLGVITTRFTANNLPEPKTGS; this is encoded by the coding sequence ATGAAAAAACCCTTAGTGAAGGTTGATGTTGTTGAAGCATCTTCTAAAGATTCGAAAAAGAGTTCGCGAAGGAAGTTCATTAAACTGGGTGGACTTGGGATAGCAGGTTCAAGCTTTTTACTGTACAGCTGTAGCGAAGATGATCTATTTGACCCGGGAGCTCCTGTAGCAGGACCAGATCCTGAACCGGAGCCGGAACCAGAAACCTTTGATCTTGGTGGCGGTGATCTGGGTATTCTAAACTATGCTTATGCTTTGGAGCAGCTTGAAGCCGCTTTTTACACTCAGGTGAGAGCAGGAGGCTATTATGCGGGAGCGCCACAGGAAGAAAAGGATCTTTTTGATGATCTGTATAATCACGAGGTAATTCATAGGGAATTTTTTAGAACAGCGATCACAGCTGTGGCTCCCAATGATATTTTACCTGATCTTGAATTCGACGTTTCTTCTATAGATTTTGATGACAGAACGTCTGTATTGGAAACAGCCAGACTTTTGGAAGATACCGGAGTAGCTGCTTATAACGGAGCTGGAGACAGATTGGAGACCGCTGCTTACCTCACTATTGCTGGTAAAATTGTTTCGGTAGAAGCCAGGCATGCTTCAGCCATTAGAAGTCTTATAAATCCCGATTCGACAGATTTTGCCGGGGATGATGTTATGGTGGATATAGCCGGTACCGGATTAGGTTATGATAAGGCTACAGATCCAGCCGATATACTTGCAGCTGTTGGAGATCTAGGAGTTATTACTACAAGATTTACTGCAAATAACTTACCCGAACCAAAAACCGGTTCATAA